Proteins from one Cyprinus carpio isolate SPL01 chromosome B15, ASM1834038v1, whole genome shotgun sequence genomic window:
- the LOC109074274 gene encoding relaxin receptor 2-like isoform X1 encodes MGDLDLSSNLIKELPVSIFKDLHSLQILNLSQNPLDHIHPGQFNHLIQLRSLGLEEVEIPNIQTSMFHHMDNLSYIYFKKFQYCSYAPHVRKCKPNSFEDLVANVVLRVSVWVMAFINCFGNLFVNGMRTVLRAENILHALCIKVLCCADCLMGVYLFFVGVFDVKFRGEYNKNAKLWMDSLECRIIGFLAILSSEVSVMLLTYLTMEKFLVILFPFSHLRPSKCQTFTVLTSIWLLGISIAAVHLLNEEMFGNYYGHNGVCFPLHFECLEKLIAKGYSTGIFLGDICHWT; translated from the exons ATGGGAGACCT GGATCTGTCCAGCAACTTGATAAAGGAACTTCCAGTCAGTATATTCAAGGATTTACACTCATTGCAGATTCT GAATCTGTCCCAAAACCCACTGGACCACATCCATCCAGGCCAATTTAACCACCTAATTCAGCTCCGGTCTCT TGGCTTGGAGGAAGTGGAGATCCCAAATATCCAGACAAGCATGTTTCACCACATGGATAACCTCTcctacat ATATTTCAAGAAGTTCCAGTACTGCTCTTATGCCCCACATGTCCGAAAGTGTAAACCGAACTCTTTTGAAGATCTGGTTGCTAATGTGGTTCTTCGTGTGTCGGTGTGGGTCATGGCTTTTATCAACTGCTTTGGAAACCTCTTTGTCAATGGGATGCGGACAGTCCTGCGGGCTGAGAACATCCTGCATGCTCTTTGCATCAAGGTTTTGTGCT GTGCAGATTGCCTGATGGGGGTCTATCTGTTTTTCGTGGGAGTCTTTGATGTAAAATTCCGTGGCGAGTACAACAAGAATGCCAAGCTGTGGATGGACAGCCTGGAGTGTCGTATCATTGGCTTCCTGGCTATATTGTCCTCTGAGGTTTCCGTCATGCTGCTCACTTATTTGACCATGGAGAAGTTCCTGGTTATTCTTTTTCCTTTCAGCCACCTGCGACCAAGCAAATGCCAAACCTTCACTGTTTTGACCTCTATATGGCTGTTGGGTATCTCTATCGCTGCAGTGCATCTGCTTAATGAGGAGATGTTTGGGAATTATTATGGACACAATGGAGTCTGTTTCCCTCTTCACTTTGAATGTCTGGAAAAGCTCATTGCAAAGGGATATTCCACTGGAATTTTTCTTGGTGATATCTGCCACTG GACTTAA
- the LOC109074274 gene encoding relaxin receptor 2-like isoform X2, whose protein sequence is MGDLDLSSNLIKELPVSIFKDLHSLQILNLSQNPLDHIHPGQFNHLIQLRSLGLEEVEIPNIQTSMFHHMDNLSYIYFKKFQYCSYAPHVRKCKPNSFEDLVANVVLRVSVWVMAFINCFGNLFVNGMRTVLRAENILHALCIKVLCCADCLMGVYLFFVGVFDVKFRGEYNKNAKLWMDSLECRIIGFLAILSSEVSVMLLTYLTMEKFLVILFPFSHLRPSKCQTFTVLTSIWLLGISIAAVHLLNEEMFGNYYGHNGVCFPLHFECLEKLIAKGYSTGIFLGLNLVAFLIIASMFYSIYKTGISATELRGRLHRDVANMANPFFFIVFSDTLCWIPIFLVKILSMLEVEILETITSWVVILILLINSALNPILYTLTTS, encoded by the exons ATGGGAGACCT GGATCTGTCCAGCAACTTGATAAAGGAACTTCCAGTCAGTATATTCAAGGATTTACACTCATTGCAGATTCT GAATCTGTCCCAAAACCCACTGGACCACATCCATCCAGGCCAATTTAACCACCTAATTCAGCTCCGGTCTCT TGGCTTGGAGGAAGTGGAGATCCCAAATATCCAGACAAGCATGTTTCACCACATGGATAACCTCTcctacat ATATTTCAAGAAGTTCCAGTACTGCTCTTATGCCCCACATGTCCGAAAGTGTAAACCGAACTCTTTTGAAGATCTGGTTGCTAATGTGGTTCTTCGTGTGTCGGTGTGGGTCATGGCTTTTATCAACTGCTTTGGAAACCTCTTTGTCAATGGGATGCGGACAGTCCTGCGGGCTGAGAACATCCTGCATGCTCTTTGCATCAAGGTTTTGTGCT GTGCAGATTGCCTGATGGGGGTCTATCTGTTTTTCGTGGGAGTCTTTGATGTAAAATTCCGTGGCGAGTACAACAAGAATGCCAAGCTGTGGATGGACAGCCTGGAGTGTCGTATCATTGGCTTCCTGGCTATATTGTCCTCTGAGGTTTCCGTCATGCTGCTCACTTATTTGACCATGGAGAAGTTCCTGGTTATTCTTTTTCCTTTCAGCCACCTGCGACCAAGCAAATGCCAAACCTTCACTGTTTTGACCTCTATATGGCTGTTGGGTATCTCTATCGCTGCAGTGCATCTGCTTAATGAGGAGATGTTTGGGAATTATTATGGACACAATGGAGTCTGTTTCCCTCTTCACTTTGAATGTCTGGAAAAGCTCATTGCAAAGGGATATTCCACTGGAATTTTTCTTG GACTTAACCTGGTGGCCTTCCTCATCATTGCCAGCATGTTTTACTCCATCTATAAGACAGGCATCAGTGCCACAGAGCTGCGTGGACGGCTGCACAGGGATGTGGCAAATATGGCAAACCCTTTTTTCTTCATCGTGTTCTCTGACACCCTCTGCTGGATTCCCATATTCCTGGTCAAAATCCTTTCCATGCTGGAAGTTGAGATACTAG AAACAATAACATCTTGGGTGGTGATCTTAATCCTCCTCATCAACAGTGCCTTGAATCCCATCCTGTACACACTGACCACCAGTTGA